Part of the Bifidobacterium sp. ESL0775 genome is shown below.
GCTTTTTTGTCGTCATGAACGTGACCACGGAAGGTCTTCGTCGGGGCGAATTCACCGAGCTTGTGGCCGACCATGGCTTCGGTCACGAAGACCGGGACATGCTTGCGACCATCGTGCACGGCGAACGTGTGACCGATGAAGTCCGGGGTGATCATCGAACGGCGCGACCACGTCTTGATGACGTTCTTCGTGCCCTTCTCGTTCTGTTCGTCGACTTTCTTCTGTAAATGGGCGTCGACGAAGGGGCCCTTCTTGATGCTACGTGACATCTATTCGACGCTCCTTACTTACGGTTCTTGCCATTGGGACGACGACGAACAATCATCTTGTTCGAAGCCTTCTTCGGACGGCGAGTACGAACTTCGCCCTTGCCC
Proteins encoded:
- the rpsS gene encoding 30S ribosomal protein S19; its protein translation is MSRSIKKGPFVDAHLQKKVDEQNEKGTKNVIKTWSRRSMITPDFIGHTFAVHDGRKHVPVFVTEAMVGHKLGEFAPTKTFRGHVHDDKKARR